A genome region from Coturnix japonica isolate 7356 chromosome 13, Coturnix japonica 2.1, whole genome shotgun sequence includes the following:
- the CXCL14 gene encoding C-X-C motif chemokine 14: MKLLTAALLLLFIAMCLASAEGVKCKCSRKGPKIRFSNVRKLEIKPRYPFCVEEMIIVTLWTKVRGEQQHCLNPKRQNTVRLLKWYRVWKEKGRVYEE, encoded by the exons ATGAAGCTCCTGACAGCAGCTTTACTTCTGCTGTTCATCGCGATGTGCTTAGCCAGTGCGGAAG GCGTAAAGTGCAAGTGCTCGAGGAAAGGGCCGAAAATAAGATTCTCTAATGTACGgaagctggaaataaaaccGAGGTACCCGTTCTGTGTGGAGGAGATGATTAT TGTGACCCTGTGGACAAAAgtgagaggagagcagcagcactgcctcaaCCCTAAACGCCAGAACACAGTGAGGCTGCTGAAGTGGTACCGAGTATGGAAGGAGAAGGGCAG GGTTTATGAAGAATAG